Sequence from the Candidatus Binataceae bacterium genome:
AGAATGAGGTCGCTTTTCTTTCCCTGCGGATCGGTACAAGTAAAATGCTGTATGCAATGGCTGTAGGCGTAGCGCGTATCGCCGACGATTTCGAGCTCGCTGATCTCTACTTTCGGCGCGTCCTTGCAACCGGCGAGGGCATTTTTCCAGTCGTCTTTATATGCTTGCCAACCCGTATACTGACGCGGCGGCATTACATCGAACACCACGAGGTTGTCGCTATTAGTATAGTTAGCCATGATCCCGTCGAGATCCTTGGCCTGAACAGCGGCTGCGAAACGATTCTCGAGTTCCTCGATCGCGGTGGTGGGATCTGTCAGTGCGGGAGCCTCGTCGCGCCACATCATCACCACAATCAGCGCCGCAATCGGTGCAATCAGTAGCGTCCACTTGATCTTCGACATGGCAGGTCCTCCCCCTGGCTCGGCAAAGATTAACTTCCTGCGGTGAGCCAGCAGATACCTACGCGCGACAAGGCGCGCCGGTCAAGCCATCGCGAAGGTGACTTGGGACTCTACTTTTTACCCGCGGGCTTGATTGCTACTGAAGCTTCTGTAGTCAGCAGCAGGAATGTCATCGTTTCCTGCAAATACAAAGTGACTATTCGATCGTTGTGACTGAGATAGCCGATCGACACGTCCTGCCCGAGATGCAATTCGAAATCGCCGCCGCGCTTGGTCAGCACGAATGCGCCCGCGATCGCGGGCGCATAGATTATGTCTTCGCCGACCAGGCGCTGGATATGCTCAATCACCGGGTAGCCGTGATCGCTCGCTTCGCTCAGCGCGGTGTAGGCGTCGGCGCCGAGCAGAACTGAGTATGGACCGTTGACCCCGGCGAGGCGCAACTGGTTGAGCGACTCGGCGATTACGTCGGGATAATTGGAAACGTCGGGCGGCAACGCCAGCACCTTGTTGCTCGTTCCCTGCCGGATACCTTCGATCCCGGCCGCGCCGTAGCCGTCGAATATCGCGCGATCCTCGGTGAAAGCGATTTTCTTCGCTGCATCCTTCAGCGGCTGCCAATCCGAATCATTGGCGCCGCGCTCGACGTCATCGATCGCCTGGCGCTCGAGTTCGAACGGCACCCGCACCTCGACCAGCGCTTTCACGTCGCGCTGGCGCGTCATCACTCCGTCACCGGGCGACGCGAGATTATGCAGATGGCCCGTGCCAACCGCGGAGAGCATCGTGCCGCCCGGTCCTTTGACATCAACGACGCGCCGGCCTGCCAGGTAGCGCTTGAGCGTGCGCGCGGCTTCTTCTTCAATTTGAGCCCACGCGGAGTCGGAAATCGGGGCAAGTTCGCGGTGCAGGTTATTCATCGCGTGATTCTCCTTTGAGGGAGCCGATGCCGAGCGAATCGTCTTTTGGATGCGCAGCTTCGGATGGAGTTTCGGTGGTGACAGTTTGCGGCGGTCCGTCGGGCGTGACCGCATCGAGGAACGTGAGCGACGGCACGAAAAACAGATTGCCGGTCGCCGCCTTGCTGAAATCAAGCAGCCGATCGTAGTTGCCGGGCGGGTCGCCGATAAACATGTTGTCAAGCATCTTCTCGGTGATCCGCGGCGTGCGCGCATAGCCGATGAAGTAGGTGCCGTAGTCGCCGTGACCGGGACGGCCGAAGGCCATGTTGGCGCGAAAGATCGCACGCTCGACGCCGTCCTCGACAATCGTCGTCAAGGCATTGTGCGCGTATGACGGCTTCACGGTGTCATCGAGCTCGACGTCGGAAAGCTTCTTGCGGCCGATGAATTGCTCCTGGGTCTCGGTCGGCAGCTTGTTCCATCCGTCGAGATCGTGGAGGTACTTCTGCACGATGACGTAGCTGCCGCCGGCGAATCCCGGGTCTTCGGCGCCAATGATTGTCGCGTCGATCGCTTCAGGGCCAACGGGATTCTCGGTGCCATCGACGAAGCCGAGCAGATCGCGCTCGTCGAAGTAGCGAAATCCCTGGACCTCGTCGGCCACGGCGACGGCGCCGCCCAGCTTGATCATTATCTGGGTGGCCAGCTCGAAGCAGAGATCGTCGCGCTCGGCGCGAATATGAAACAGGAGGTCGCCGGGCGTCGCCACGGCAATTCGCGAGCCCGCTCGAATCTCGCGAAAGGGATGGAGCTCGGCCGGCCGCGGATCTCCGAAAAGCCCGTCCCACGCCGCGGAGCCGAAGCCCATCACGCATGACAGATGGCAATCGGGTTCGCGGAAGCCGACTGCGCGGACCAGGGCCGACAAATCGGCGCATAGCGAGCGCACCGTCGACGCGTTGTCCGCGCCCTGCTTAATCGTGAGGACGAGGAAGATCGTCGAGCGCGTGAGCGGCGTAACGACAGCCTGGGTCATTACCGGCGCCGGAGATTGTACTTCAGGATTCGGCACGGCGACATTTCAGCACGATTGCCCGCTGCGAAGAAAACGAAAATCGCGGGCCGGAATCTAGACGAGAGCGCCGCCGCAGCTCGAGCCTGCGCCCGCCGTGCATCCGAAACAGTGCGACCCGGTCGCGATCGGCATGCCGCCGAGCGTGGAGAGATCGTCGATGTCCCAGATTGTGCGCGGCGCGTGTTGGCCGCCGAGCGGCATCGTGAGCATCTGGTTGAAGTCGCAATCGTAGAGCCGCCCGTCCCATCCAATGCTCACGAGATCGCGGCACATCAATCCCTCGACCGTCGCCGGATTGAAATGATTCACGAGCAGGCTCATGTACTCCGCGACGCGCCCCTCGCGATCGAGCTGGCGCGCGAAGCGCTCGATCGGCATGTTGGCGAGCGTCAGCAGTTGGTCGAAACGAACACCGAAGTTGCGTCCGAGTTCCTCCCGATAAGTCGCCTCGAGCTCAGGCTGCGACGGCGGCAGCATCGGACCGAGCGGATTGTAAACCAGATCAAGCCGCAGCTCTCCGGTGCCAAAGCCGAGCGCATTGAGCTGTTGAAGCGCCGCGATACTGCGGTCAAAAACGCCGTTGCCGCGCTGCTTATCGACATTGCCCGCGGTGTAGCACGGCAGCGAACAGACGAGCGCGACGCGATGCTCGCGGTAGAA
This genomic interval carries:
- a CDS encoding nuclear transport factor 2 family protein, coding for MSKIKWTLLIAPIAALIVVMMWRDEAPALTDPTTAIEELENRFAAAVQAKDLDGIMANYTNSDNLVVFDVMPPRQYTGWQAYKDDWKNALAGCKDAPKVEISELEIVGDTRYAYSHCIQHFTCTDPQGKKSDLILRVTDGYANFRGKWLIAHEHISVPVDLATGKADLQSKSPSE
- a CDS encoding family 1 encapsulin nanocompartment shell protein, with translation MNNLHRELAPISDSAWAQIEEEAARTLKRYLAGRRVVDVKGPGGTMLSAVGTGHLHNLASPGDGVMTRQRDVKALVEVRVPFELERQAIDDVERGANDSDWQPLKDAAKKIAFTEDRAIFDGYGAAGIEGIRQGTSNKVLALPPDVSNYPDVIAESLNQLRLAGVNGPYSVLLGADAYTALSEASDHGYPVIEHIQRLVGEDIIYAPAIAGAFVLTKRGGDFELHLGQDVSIGYLSHNDRIVTLYLQETMTFLLLTTEASVAIKPAGKK
- a CDS encoding Dyp-type peroxidase, with the protein product MTQAVVTPLTRSTIFLVLTIKQGADNASTVRSLCADLSALVRAVGFREPDCHLSCVMGFGSAAWDGLFGDPRPAELHPFREIRAGSRIAVATPGDLLFHIRAERDDLCFELATQIMIKLGGAVAVADEVQGFRYFDERDLLGFVDGTENPVGPEAIDATIIGAEDPGFAGGSYVIVQKYLHDLDGWNKLPTETQEQFIGRKKLSDVELDDTVKPSYAHNALTTIVEDGVERAIFRANMAFGRPGHGDYGTYFIGYARTPRITEKMLDNMFIGDPPGNYDRLLDFSKAATGNLFFVPSLTFLDAVTPDGPPQTVTTETPSEAAHPKDDSLGIGSLKGESRDE
- the arsS gene encoding arsenosugar biosynthesis radical SAM (seleno)protein ArsS (Some members of this family are selenoproteins.) → MATSPTSANSRENFDATLARHGLGALRRRIPTTMQVNVGKLCNQACNHCHVDAGPKRVEQMTHATAERVLELLGNSGSIATVDITGGAPELNENFAMIVGRARARGCEVIVRCNLTVTLEPGMEWLPEFYREHRVALVCSLPCYTAGNVDKQRGNGVFDRSIAALQQLNALGFGTGELRLDLVYNPLGPMLPPSQPELEATYREELGRNFGVRFDQLLTLANMPIERFARQLDREGRVAEYMSLLVNHFNPATVEGLMCRDLVSIGWDGRLYDCDFNQMLTMPLGGQHAPRTIWDIDDLSTLGGMPIATGSHCFGCTAGAGSSCGGALV